From Cotesia glomerata isolate CgM1 linkage group LG3, MPM_Cglom_v2.3, whole genome shotgun sequence:
TAGCTtggagatctgatgagaactcgattcatgaaaattgtgataaaacaaataattttttaacttttgaaaGTCAGTGATTTTCatagcgagaagttaaaaagtaaacaaaaaaacacCCTTATGTAGACGCGTGTGACATTATATAACATTGGTTATTTTTGCTTATCAACAAGTAATAGTAAACTATTGTGAAAGTAATGTAGCAATCAGATTTATTTAATGCAAAAGCGTAAAATATTGTCTTATTGAGTAGATTTTGTATACATAactatacataaatataatgaaGTTATCATatcataaaagaaaaaaattttactctaaATCATTGATACATATgtatattctaaaaaattacaacttaaataaaattccttCGTATGATggagttattatttttctggTAAATCTTGGAATAATCAATAACTTTGATATTATAATAGTTTCTCTTTGATATCAGATCACATTGAAATGAACATCAGTGGAAGTCCATTAGCCAGTGAAATGTCGAACATTTACAACAATTCTGTAGTTCATTTTTGGCAGCACATATTTCATGATGTGGCAGgtaaatcttttaaatttaaattgttaacaTTATTTTACCACATCAACACCTAccgaaaatattattttcagatCCTAGAACAAGAGACTGGTTCTTAATGTCTTCTCCAGTTCCTGGTGCTAGTATTATGTTTGGCTACCTTTATTTTGTTCTTTCATGGGGTCCTCGTCATATGGAGCATCGAAAACCTTATAAGCTTAAAAACACACTCATtatctacaatttttttcaagttgttCTCAGTATTTGGCTCTTTTGGGAAGGTCTTGATGCTGCTTGGTTGAAAAAATACAGTTGGAAATGTGAACCTGTTGATTACTCTAATACCCCTGAAGCATTAAGggtaaaataactttaatttttttaaatgttcttTTTTGGTAATCATGACTTATTGTTCATAGGTTGCTAGAGGAGTTTATATGTATTTCTTAGCTAAAATATCAGAACTTCTTGACACAGTTTTTTtcgttttgagaaaaaaagaaCGACAAATTACGTTCTTACATATGTACCATCACACTGTGATGCCATTAATATCATGGGGAGCTACTAAATATTACCCTGGTGGACACGGAACGTTTATTGGTATGcataaactaaatttaaatgtaGTTATCGTAACTAATTAACAGTATCGtaatatttcttttctttttcagGTGTTATCAATAGTTTCGTTCATATTATAATGTACACATATTATTTATTGGCTGCTCTGTTGCCGCAATATCAACAATATTTATGgtggaaaaaatatatcacAACATTGCAAATGGTAATAGTATATTTATTCCGTTTTCTtcgaaatcaaaaaattgactatcacTTAAAGtatcaattattgacattttcaaaaataagtGGTTAAGTGGGGAGTGATACTGATTTAAACc
This genomic window contains:
- the LOC123261699 gene encoding elongation of very long chain fatty acids protein 7, translating into MNISGSPLASEMSNIYNNSVVHFWQHIFHDVADPRTRDWFLMSSPVPGASIMFGYLYFVLSWGPRHMEHRKPYKLKNTLIIYNFFQVVLSIWLFWEGLDAAWLKKYSWKCEPVDYSNTPEALRVARGVYMYFLAKISELLDTVFFVLRKKERQITFLHMYHHTVMPLISWGATKYYPGGHGTFIGVINSFVHIIMYTYYLLAALLPQYQQYLWWKKYITTLQMGQFCLAFVHSLQLLIYDCEYPRWSLILILPNVTFFYLLFFDFYKKAYVPQDKKKDDDLNVKDNGNAWKNNKENGKDNTRKVADGNASNGKLKQG